From a single Rutidosis leptorrhynchoides isolate AG116_Rl617_1_P2 chromosome 5, CSIRO_AGI_Rlap_v1, whole genome shotgun sequence genomic region:
- the LOC139849764 gene encoding uncharacterized protein: MWLLVLEKLKTQDKLKPWEVNVSSASNVCVLCKSQQDSHDHLFFECPYSKHVWSKILDIMPLQIVYDKWKDVFQCLYGVANRRVARVVVSKILLSTSVYFIWQERNSRLFNNGGQNPDQLFKAIILTVRLKMRSLKFKESHHVRDLRLKWNI; this comes from the coding sequence ATGTGGTTACTAGTTCTTGAAAAATTGAAAACCCAAGATAAACTTAAGCCTTGGGAGGTTAACGTGAGCTCGGCAAGTAATGTATGTGTGCTCTGCAAGTCTCAACAGGATTCTCACGATCATTTGTTTTTCGAATGTCCATATTCAAAGCATGTATGGTCGAAGATCCTAGATATAATGCCTTTACagattgtttatgataaatggaaGGATGTGTTTCAATGTTTGTACGGGGTGGCTAATAGACGGGTGGCTCGAGTGGTTGTGTCTAAGATTCTTCTATCCACTTCCGTTTACTTCATATGGCAAGAAAGGAATTCCAGGTTGTTTAATAATGGTGGTCAAAATCCGGATCAGCTTTTCAAGGCTATTATCTTGACGGTTCGTTTAAAGATGAGGTCATTGAAGTTCAAGGAATCACATCATGTTCGTGACTTGAGATTAAAATGGAATATTTAA